A genomic window from Vigna radiata var. radiata cultivar VC1973A chromosome 2, Vradiata_ver6, whole genome shotgun sequence includes:
- the LOC106755726 gene encoding senescence-specific cysteine protease SAG39 encodes MTSFSQNKNILVLLLVFTFWTCHAVSRRLPDAFSSERHEKWMAEYGKVYEDAAEREKRFQIFKNNLQFIESFNAAGDKPFNLSINRFADLHNEEFKALLINGQKKEHSVWTATETSFRYDSATKIPATVDWRKKGAVTPIKDQGTCRSCWAFSTVATIEGLHHITKGELVSLSEQELVDCVRGDSDGCNGGYVEDAFEFLAKKGGIASETKYPYKGVNKSCKVKKESHGVVKIKGYEKVPANSEKALLKAVAHQPVSAYVEAGGSAFQFYSSGIFTGKCGTDTDHSITVVGYGKAGDGTKYWLVKNSWGTEWGEKGYMRMKRDTRAKEGLCGIATGAFYPTV; translated from the exons ATGACTTCATTTAGccaaaataagaatattttagttttgttgcTTGTTTTCACTTTCTGGACATGCCATGCAGTGTCTCGCAGGTTGCCTGACGCCTTCTCATCAGAGAGACATGAGAAGTGGATGGCAGAGTATGGTAAGGTGTACGAGGATGCTGCTGAGAGGGAAAAACGGTTCCAAATATTCAAGAACAATTTGCAGTTCATTGAGTCCTTCAATGCTGCTGGGGACAAACCTTTCAACCTAAGCATTAACCGATTTGCTGACCTCCATAATGAAGAGTTTAAGGCTTTACTAATTAATGGTCAGAAGAAGGAACATAGCGTATGGACAGCAACAGAAACATCGTTTAGGTATGACAGTGCCACTAAGATTCCGGCTACCGTGGACTGGAGGAAAAAAGGTGCTGTTACTCCAATCAAGGACCAAGGCACATGTC GAAGTTGTTGGGCATTTTCAACTGTGGCTACAATCGAGGGTCTCCATCATATAACTAAAGGTGAATTGGTGTCCCTATCAGAGCAAGAACTAGTAGATTGTGTGAGAGGTGACAGCGACGGATGCAACGGGGGCTATGTGGAAGATGCCTTTGAGTTTCTTGCCAAGAAAGGAGGAATAGCAAGTGAAACAAAGTACCCTTACAAAGGGGTTAACAAGAGTTGTAAGGTTAAGAAGGAAAGTCATGGTGTAGTTAAGATCAAAGGGTACGAGAAAGTTCCTGCTAACAGTGAAAAGGCACTCTTGAAAGCTGTGGCACATCAACCAGTGTCAGCTTATGTAGAAGCTGGAGGATCAGCTTTCCAGTTTTATTCAAGTGGGATTTTTACAGGAAAGTGTGGAACTGACACTGATCATTCTATTACAGTGGTTGGCTATGGAAAAGCTGGAGATGGTACTAAGTATTGGCTAGTAAAAAATTCATGGGGAACTGAGTGGGGTGAGAAAGGATACATGAGGATGAAGAGAGATACACGTGCCAAGGAAGGTTTATGTGGAATTGCTACCGGTGCCTTTTATCCAACTGTTTGA